One Pseudodesulfovibrio sp. S3 DNA window includes the following coding sequences:
- a CDS encoding ABC transporter ATP-binding protein, with protein sequence MPLLRANNIGFSYADTPILDDVSFSIAKGELVSVLGPNGCGKTTLLKVLLGILMPKTGQIFLNGVDIGCIGRKSLAKQVAYVPQVHTASFAYPVKDVVMMGRMPHKSFFSLFSEEDENVAVSAMEKTGILHLKDKSYTQISGGERQLTLIARALAQGARIFILDEPLNGLDYGNQLKLLEQLHELCSEGYTFIKSTHFPDHAFWVSDHVIMLKNGVVYTDGLPNEVITQESLYELYGANVLVMPYAENFRMCIPGGIYSRLCDALPRAAGQIPHGPSPSLHTDSGQPKSC encoded by the coding sequence ATGCCATTGCTCCGCGCGAATAATATCGGTTTTTCCTATGCGGATACCCCCATTCTGGACGATGTTTCCTTCAGCATCGCCAAGGGTGAATTGGTTTCCGTTCTTGGGCCCAACGGGTGCGGCAAGACAACGCTGCTCAAGGTTCTCCTCGGTATTCTCATGCCGAAAACAGGGCAGATTTTTCTGAATGGTGTGGATATCGGCTGCATCGGCAGAAAGAGCCTCGCCAAACAGGTCGCCTACGTTCCCCAGGTGCACACGGCCTCTTTCGCCTATCCGGTCAAGGACGTGGTCATGATGGGGCGTATGCCTCACAAGAGTTTTTTCAGTCTATTTTCCGAGGAAGACGAGAACGTGGCTGTCAGCGCCATGGAAAAGACCGGGATTCTGCACCTGAAAGACAAATCGTATACGCAGATCAGCGGCGGGGAGAGACAGCTGACCCTGATTGCCAGGGCACTGGCCCAAGGTGCCCGGATCTTCATTCTGGATGAGCCTCTCAATGGGCTTGATTACGGCAATCAGCTCAAGCTGTTGGAGCAACTGCATGAGTTGTGCAGCGAAGGATATACGTTCATTAAATCCACGCATTTTCCTGACCACGCATTTTGGGTCTCCGATCATGTGATCATGCTCAAGAATGGCGTTGTGTATACCGACGGCCTTCCGAACGAGGTCATAACGCAGGAAAGCCTGTATGAACTTTACGGCGCAAATGTGCTGGTCATGCCGTATGCAGAAAATTTCAGGATGTGCATTCCTGGAGGGATATATTCAAGGCTTTGCGACGCATTGCCCAGGGCGGCCGGTCAGATTCCGCATGGCCCATCCCCTTCTCTCCATACTGATTCTGGTCAGCCCAAATCCTGTTAA
- a CDS encoding iron ABC transporter permease: protein MKQLRPFARTRKYLFEGWGNRSFLLLALGFLLLLCLAVSLTLGKYPISLRELWFVVQQGVFPTGGTHDDGYDLVRNVLFDIRAPRLIAAALIGAALSISGAAFQSMFVNPLVAPGILGVLPGASFGAALGLLIGNSWFEVQLLSFTGGILAVGLAMSLAKMYNGDKLMMLILGGIISGSLFTSLLSIVKYTADPTDQLPAIVYWLMGGLSLVDTETVAGTALPILIGIGCILGMSRYLNALSMGDEEAKTLGINVKVIRLCLIVFATVISALTVAMGGLIGWVGLVIPHIGRMLVGPNNCILLPTTALVGAIYLVLVDDISRLLLDVEIPLGIITSLVGIPFFSIIMKNAKQGWK, encoded by the coding sequence ATGAAACAGCTCCGTCCTTTTGCCCGGACAAGAAAGTATCTCTTCGAGGGCTGGGGAAATCGGTCCTTTCTGCTCCTGGCCTTGGGATTTCTCCTGCTCTTGTGTCTGGCGGTGTCCTTGACGTTGGGAAAATATCCCATTTCCTTGAGAGAGCTATGGTTCGTTGTCCAACAGGGGGTGTTCCCGACCGGGGGTACCCATGATGACGGGTACGATCTGGTGAGGAATGTCCTGTTCGATATCCGCGCCCCGCGACTGATCGCCGCCGCCCTGATCGGGGCCGCACTTTCCATTTCCGGGGCGGCTTTTCAGTCCATGTTCGTCAACCCGCTGGTCGCGCCCGGAATTCTTGGGGTCCTGCCCGGAGCCTCGTTCGGCGCCGCGCTCGGATTGCTGATAGGCAACTCCTGGTTTGAAGTCCAACTGCTGAGTTTTACCGGAGGAATCCTGGCTGTGGGCCTGGCGATGTCCCTGGCCAAAATGTATAACGGCGACAAGCTGATGATGCTCATTCTCGGTGGGATCATAAGCGGATCCCTGTTCACCTCATTGCTGTCGATCGTCAAATACACGGCGGACCCCACGGACCAACTGCCGGCGATCGTGTATTGGCTCATGGGCGGTCTTTCCCTGGTCGATACGGAAACCGTTGCCGGCACAGCCCTTCCGATTCTCATCGGGATAGGGTGCATTCTCGGCATGTCCCGGTACCTCAACGCGCTCAGCATGGGGGATGAGGAAGCAAAGACCCTTGGAATCAATGTGAAGGTGATCCGTTTGTGCCTCATCGTTTTCGCGACAGTGATCAGTGCGCTCACCGTTGCGATGGGGGGATTGATCGGCTGGGTCGGGCTTGTGATACCGCATATCGGCAGAATGCTTGTCGGTCCCAACAACTGCATCCTGCTTCCGACGACAGCCCTTGTCGGGGCCATATATCTCGTACTCGTGGATGATATCTCCCGCCTCCTGCTGGATGTGGAAATACCGTTGGGCATCATCACGTCACTTGTCGGGATTCCGTTTTTTTCGATAATCATGAAAAATGCAAAACAGGGGTGGAAATAG
- a CDS encoding ABC transporter substrate-binding protein, whose product MIYEKYLHKFGDIDRKIELTFNKEKAVSSYTLKKQMLLAVMVCVSVFVFSGVAFARDITDMTGRVVSVPDAVKTVYAASPPETMLVYAIDPTLLAGLNFPLKGCDKYIDAHTLDLPVIGGYFGQGKTPNLEKLVALNPDIVVGRNSSPLSHKFEAFLGKFNIPIANIVIDQLYQYPDAFEALGGILGREARGRALADYTRAVFSQVAEKTALISPQKRVKVYYAEGNDGLRTEGSTSIHAELIPLAGGINVHGEGVVTRYGKERVNMETVIAYQPEVIFVEQASFYAQIYSSAGWKSIPAVKNHRVYLIPNKPFNWFDRPPSFMRILGLKWVANIMYPDLFDWDMQHECREFFHLFLQKDISSEDAEQLMSSAR is encoded by the coding sequence ATGATTTACGAAAAATACTTACATAAATTTGGAGATATTGATCGAAAAATAGAACTCACGTTTAACAAAGAGAAGGCCGTGTCCAGTTATACATTGAAAAAGCAAATGCTATTGGCAGTGATGGTCTGTGTTTCTGTCTTCGTTTTTTCAGGGGTTGCATTCGCCAGAGATATTACGGACATGACCGGACGTGTCGTCTCGGTCCCTGATGCGGTAAAAACAGTGTATGCCGCGTCACCGCCGGAAACCATGCTGGTATATGCCATTGATCCGACGCTTCTTGCCGGGTTGAATTTCCCATTGAAAGGCTGTGACAAGTATATTGACGCGCATACGCTGGATCTTCCTGTTATCGGCGGTTATTTCGGCCAGGGGAAAACCCCTAATCTGGAGAAGCTTGTCGCATTGAACCCGGATATTGTTGTCGGGAGGAATTCCAGTCCGTTGAGCCATAAATTTGAAGCGTTTCTTGGGAAATTCAATATTCCGATTGCCAACATTGTCATCGATCAGTTGTATCAATACCCGGATGCATTCGAAGCCTTGGGGGGGATCCTCGGCAGGGAGGCAAGGGGTAGGGCGCTCGCCGATTATACACGGGCAGTCTTTTCTCAGGTGGCTGAAAAAACGGCCTTAATTTCTCCTCAGAAAAGGGTGAAGGTTTATTACGCGGAGGGAAACGACGGCCTTCGCACCGAAGGCAGCACGTCGATCCATGCGGAACTCATTCCCCTGGCCGGTGGGATCAATGTGCACGGCGAAGGCGTGGTGACACGGTATGGGAAAGAGAGGGTGAACATGGAAACGGTTATCGCGTATCAGCCGGAGGTCATCTTTGTCGAACAGGCCTCTTTCTATGCGCAGATTTATTCGTCCGCAGGGTGGAAAAGCATCCCGGCAGTCAAGAATCATCGCGTCTACCTCATTCCGAATAAGCCGTTCAACTGGTTCGACCGTCCTCCGTCCTTCATGCGCATATTGGGGCTGAAGTGGGTCGCCAATATTATGTATCCGGATCTTTTTGATTGGGACATGCAGCATGAATGCCGTGAATTCTTCCATTTGTTTTTGCAAAAGGACATTTCGTCCGAAGACGCCGAGCAGCTCATGAGCAGTGCAAGATGA
- a CDS encoding flavodoxin, whose amino-acid sequence MSKALIVFGSTTGNTESVSDDIAKVLEKEGHNVEIMNAANVPVEGMANGYDVILLGCSTWGDDDIELQDDFIPLFDDLEKAGLDGKKVGVFGCGDSSYTHFCGAVDAIEEKSEALGAVMLGDSLKIDGDPERDDVEAWIQTLLVKM is encoded by the coding sequence ATGAGCAAGGCATTGATCGTATTTGGTTCCACCACGGGCAACACGGAAAGCGTCAGCGATGATATCGCCAAAGTCCTTGAGAAAGAAGGGCATAACGTCGAGATAATGAATGCGGCGAATGTGCCGGTCGAGGGTATGGCGAACGGATATGACGTTATCCTTCTGGGTTGCTCCACCTGGGGCGATGACGATATCGAACTCCAGGACGACTTCATTCCCCTGTTCGACGATCTGGAAAAAGCCGGATTGGACGGCAAGAAGGTCGGCGTGTTCGGTTGCGGTGATTCTTCCTATACTCATTTTTGCGGTGCCGTGGACGCCATAGAAGAAAAGTCCGAAGCGCTTGGAGCGGTCATGTTGGGCGATTCCCTGAAGATTGACGGTGACCCTGAACGAGATGATGTTGAAGCCTGGATACAAACGCTTCTGGTCAAGATGTAA
- a CDS encoding DUF4198 domain-containing protein — translation MEKVVAVCLVLALTLFLGGEIASAHSLYIQSGRFRVSEGKKTPLFFAYGHHFPVDDGVRFNKLAFIRVYDPTGKVTEIAPRDETCLQSHMVEYGTNGTYVLTAETNPGFYTKWVDKKGRDRNSIKPMSEVRDQASEIVKSLYSKQYAKSYVRCGEPDGKYQAHVGLPLELVPVQDPTTLKPGDTLVLKVFKGGKRYFGAGHWDATYGGYSTEAEDLYHPGAEVSGDTIRVSLDQPGRWFIRYYIKTDAVPDKKDAYLQLKQTATLVVLVPNERKPTVAEHQ, via the coding sequence ATGGAAAAAGTTGTTGCTGTATGCCTCGTGCTTGCGCTGACGTTGTTTCTCGGTGGAGAAATTGCTTCGGCTCATTCGTTGTACATCCAATCGGGTCGCTTTCGGGTGAGCGAAGGCAAAAAGACCCCGCTTTTCTTTGCATACGGGCATCATTTCCCGGTGGACGATGGGGTGCGTTTCAACAAACTCGCTTTCATCAGGGTGTATGATCCCACCGGCAAGGTGACTGAAATTGCGCCTCGTGATGAAACCTGCCTGCAATCTCACATGGTGGAGTACGGGACAAACGGCACCTATGTGTTGACTGCCGAAACCAATCCCGGCTTCTACACCAAGTGGGTGGACAAGAAAGGCCGTGACCGGAACTCCATCAAACCCATGAGCGAGGTCAGGGATCAGGCTTCCGAAATCGTCAAATCCCTTTACAGCAAGCAATATGCGAAGTCGTACGTCCGTTGCGGGGAGCCTGACGGCAAATATCAGGCCCATGTGGGCTTGCCTCTGGAACTGGTCCCTGTGCAGGATCCTACCACGTTGAAACCCGGTGACACGCTTGTCTTGAAGGTCTTCAAGGGCGGCAAGCGGTATTTCGGAGCAGGGCATTGGGATGCCACGTACGGTGGGTATTCCACCGAGGCCGAGGACCTTTACCATCCCGGTGCCGAAGTCTCCGGCGACACGATCAGGGTTTCCCTGGATCAGCCGGGAAGGTGGTTTATACGGTACTATATCAAGACCGACGCGGTCCCGGACAAAAAGGATGCGTATTTGCAACTCAAGCAGACCGCAACCCTGGTCGTGCTGGTTCCCAATGAGCGTAAGCCGACTGTGGCGGAACACCAGTGA
- a CDS encoding zinc ABC transporter substrate-binding protein: protein MMKRLGFATVLFFLVTAVSPAMAQKEVVVLTSLDVIQAMGEVLTRGTSMTVKDVIPDGYSMQGQKAYLKKHRTAFFEIAAKADAVLSVGSAWTADPLYQWARRGNIHVVNIDVTQSLDGYGAGVPMVEVEGEFSPYVWRSPANLTRMAAIAADDLCRLVPSDADVVRGNLKVLQTELFKLRSRYEGLFMELDFVELAALTSGYTCLADEYGLNVAFHMLKPEEQWTDGDARQLAVQIKKAGVRAVICSWEPGVRGLEALRDGGATPVVLKRFVRGEEEDALTALVEWFDGNLSRLVAALKD from the coding sequence ATGATGAAGCGACTGGGCTTTGCCACTGTCCTGTTTTTCCTTGTTACAGCCGTTTCCCCTGCAATGGCCCAAAAGGAAGTGGTTGTTCTGACTTCCCTTGATGTGATTCAGGCCATGGGGGAGGTCCTGACCAGGGGGACGTCCATGACCGTGAAGGATGTCATCCCCGACGGCTATTCCATGCAGGGACAGAAAGCGTATCTGAAAAAGCACCGCACGGCGTTTTTTGAAATTGCTGCCAAGGCGGATGCGGTCCTGTCCGTAGGATCGGCCTGGACTGCCGACCCGCTCTATCAATGGGCGCGTCGCGGCAATATCCATGTGGTCAACATTGATGTCACCCAGTCCTTGGACGGCTATGGCGCCGGTGTGCCGATGGTGGAAGTGGAAGGAGAATTCTCTCCGTATGTCTGGAGAAGCCCGGCAAACCTCACCCGCATGGCGGCCATTGCCGCCGACGATCTCTGCCGATTGGTGCCCTCGGATGCAGACGTGGTCAGGGGAAATCTCAAGGTGTTGCAAACCGAATTGTTCAAACTGCGGAGCAGATACGAAGGTCTTTTCATGGAGCTTGATTTTGTGGAACTGGCGGCCCTGACCAGTGGATATACCTGTCTGGCTGACGAATACGGTTTGAATGTCGCTTTCCATATGCTCAAGCCCGAGGAGCAGTGGACCGACGGCGATGCGCGGCAATTGGCCGTTCAAATCAAAAAGGCCGGGGTCAGGGCCGTGATCTGCTCCTGGGAGCCCGGGGTCAGAGGGCTGGAGGCTTTGAGGGACGGTGGAGCGACTCCGGTGGTCCTCAAGCGGTTTGTCCGTGGGGAGGAGGAAGATGCGCTTACAGCACTTGTCGAGTGGTTCGACGGGAACCTTTCCAGGCTGGTTGCAGCCTTGAAAGACTGA
- a CDS encoding metal ABC transporter permease, which produces MGFIYDYVRLHVMELGRAGNLPNSFQYAFVVNALLCAVVAGPLLGGIGTMVISKRLAFFSQAVGQAALTGVALGVMLGEPVTAPYASLFGFCILFALTMNYTRNRTRMKQDTVIGVFLSISLAVGACVLLYVTAKVNMHVLDNILFGSILTVNDTDMNVLLLIGVLCTVVGIPTYNHMLLASLNPSLAQVRGINAKFYDYVFVLMITVVTVACLKIVGAVLVEALLIIPAASARNVSRSVRGFFFYSVIFATVSCLLGIIVPMQFEIPVPSGGAIILVASGIFVITAGLRTFSGSFREAAA; this is translated from the coding sequence ATGGGATTTATTTATGATTATGTTCGCCTTCATGTCATGGAGCTGGGCAGGGCAGGCAACCTCCCGAATTCCTTTCAGTATGCATTCGTGGTCAATGCCTTGCTGTGCGCTGTGGTGGCCGGTCCGCTCCTCGGCGGTATAGGCACCATGGTGATCTCCAAGCGGCTGGCCTTTTTTTCACAGGCCGTTGGGCAGGCTGCCCTTACCGGCGTGGCTTTGGGCGTCATGCTCGGCGAGCCTGTGACGGCTCCGTATGCCTCTCTTTTCGGTTTTTGCATCCTGTTTGCCCTGACCATGAATTATACCCGAAATCGCACGCGCATGAAGCAGGACACCGTAATCGGAGTCTTCCTTTCCATCTCCCTGGCCGTGGGGGCGTGCGTGCTTCTATATGTGACGGCCAAGGTGAACATGCATGTGCTGGACAACATTCTGTTCGGTTCGATTCTTACGGTGAATGATACGGACATGAACGTGCTGCTCCTTATCGGGGTGCTCTGCACCGTTGTGGGTATCCCCACGTACAATCACATGCTGTTGGCGAGCTTGAATCCGAGTCTTGCCCAGGTACGCGGGATCAACGCCAAATTTTACGACTACGTGTTCGTGCTCATGATCACGGTCGTTACCGTGGCCTGCCTCAAGATCGTGGGTGCCGTGCTGGTGGAGGCCCTGCTCATCATTCCGGCGGCATCTGCACGCAATGTGAGCCGGTCCGTCAGGGGATTCTTTTTTTACAGCGTGATCTTTGCCACCGTGAGCTGCCTTCTCGGCATCATCGTGCCCATGCAGTTCGAGATTCCAGTGCCGTCGGGAGGGGCCATTATTCTGGTCGCCTCGGGCATTTTTGTCATAACAGCTGGGTTGCGCACGTTTTCAGGTTCTTTCCGGGAGGCTGCCGCATGA
- a CDS encoding metal ABC transporter ATP-binding protein, protein MTGVMNADRGPRIHFENVGLELGGNSILHGVNFTVNQGSIHGIIGPNGGGKTSLVRCMLGQMPHSGTIRICWDRKGAVGYVPQSLDFDDTLPMTVLDFMGMVRQGRCPVFFGIKSQVRSDIRRVLDVVGMADKMDRPFGALSGGERQRVLLAQALMPEPKLLVLDEPVTGLDRSGSSIMHHLLKELSASGTTVVVVHHDLAMVKYMAQSVTCINREVLFSGDPGVELTPERLLDIFSTSVKAA, encoded by the coding sequence ATGACGGGAGTGATGAATGCGGATCGCGGTCCGCGAATTCATTTTGAGAATGTCGGCCTGGAGCTTGGCGGGAATTCCATTTTGCACGGGGTGAATTTTACCGTGAATCAGGGTTCCATCCACGGCATCATCGGACCCAATGGGGGGGGCAAGACTTCACTTGTCCGGTGCATGCTTGGGCAGATGCCACACTCAGGCACCATTCGTATTTGCTGGGACAGAAAAGGGGCTGTGGGATACGTGCCGCAATCCCTGGATTTTGACGACACGCTGCCCATGACCGTTCTTGATTTCATGGGCATGGTCCGTCAAGGGAGGTGCCCTGTCTTTTTCGGTATCAAGAGTCAAGTCAGGTCGGACATTCGCCGGGTGCTGGATGTGGTGGGGATGGCGGATAAGATGGACAGGCCCTTCGGCGCCTTGTCGGGCGGCGAGCGTCAACGCGTGCTGTTGGCTCAGGCCTTGATGCCGGAGCCGAAGCTTCTTGTGCTTGATGAACCTGTAACCGGGCTGGACAGATCAGGATCATCAATTATGCATCATCTTCTCAAGGAGTTGTCGGCCTCTGGAACGACCGTTGTCGTCGTTCATCATGACCTCGCCATGGTGAAATACATGGCCCAGAGTGTCACCTGCATCAATCGTGAGGTGCTTTTTTCCGGAGACCCTGGAGTCGAGCTGACCCCGGAGCGCCTCCTTGATATCTTTTCCACTTCGGTCAAGGCGGCATAA
- a CDS encoding zinc ABC transporter substrate-binding protein: MINRFLLGLLFACLLAGAGHAAGKPRIGITLHPYYSFVSSIVGDTAEVVPLIGEGFNPHSYRPQPEDIKKCMTLDALVVNGIGHDEFAFEIVEAAGMQDKLPFVFANKDVSLIPVSGRLDGKKVVNPHTFVSVTASVRQIYTIAKELGVLFPKHAEIYRKNARAYAGKLRGMKAEYMERIADLPLMDFRCATIHGGYDYLFQDFGLQVTAVIEPGHGLRPTASQLANVIDEIKNLGVEVIFTEMAFPDKYVDTIHEETGIRIRHLSHLTNGEYSTDGFEKGLRANLDALTSALVDVRPGEQGR, from the coding sequence ATGATCAACCGATTCTTGTTGGGTCTTTTGTTCGCCTGTCTCCTTGCAGGAGCAGGGCATGCGGCAGGCAAGCCGCGTATCGGCATAACGCTTCACCCTTACTATAGTTTCGTGTCGTCCATTGTGGGCGATACCGCAGAAGTTGTTCCTCTTATCGGAGAAGGGTTCAATCCGCATAGCTACCGTCCGCAACCTGAAGATATAAAGAAGTGCATGACCCTGGACGCACTGGTGGTCAATGGCATCGGGCACGACGAGTTCGCCTTCGAGATCGTGGAAGCCGCAGGTATGCAGGACAAGCTGCCGTTTGTTTTCGCCAACAAGGATGTTTCGCTTATTCCCGTATCCGGTCGTCTGGACGGCAAGAAGGTCGTCAACCCGCATACCTTTGTTTCGGTCACGGCTTCGGTCCGTCAAATTTATACCATTGCCAAGGAGCTTGGAGTGTTGTTTCCGAAACATGCCGAAATTTATCGTAAAAATGCCCGCGCATACGCCGGGAAGCTTCGCGGCATGAAGGCCGAGTACATGGAACGTATCGCCGATTTGCCTTTGATGGATTTTCGGTGCGCCACTATCCACGGCGGCTATGACTACCTGTTCCAGGATTTTGGCCTGCAGGTCACGGCAGTCATCGAACCCGGGCATGGCCTCAGGCCGACAGCAAGTCAACTCGCCAATGTTATTGATGAAATTAAAAATCTTGGGGTGGAAGTCATTTTCACGGAGATGGCTTTTCCCGATAAATACGTGGACACCATTCATGAGGAGACCGGCATCCGCATCCGTCATCTCTCTCACTTGACCAACGGAGAATACAGTACGGATGGATTTGAAAAGGGACTGCGCGCCAATCTCGACGCCTTGACCAGTGCCCTGGTGGATGTCCGTCCCGGAGAACAGGGAAGGTGA
- a CDS encoding DUF6162 family protein, which translates to MPRSCRKSSLSRGHVQPSGIVSGSCWVHVSEQGSRMKMGIRKRTTRCEVVVCPSGTGQETWMVFAAALVTVIMCSVAIVLRNTTASARVVPAWQVDAFKELRAEELAIFNGLYTAAPEIQMYHEDDGGWPTVDALASWHVPPFVHDAAWIKNGAFGWTRSVIATQDEHVALYVGHPQDSGESCSFLLVMLHEHDHEDEAAHAPYEIWLHASPVEKIPTMISDQALINKGWREVVARKGEDEMKHTKNEERL; encoded by the coding sequence GGATTGTGTCCGGAAGTTGTTGGGTTCACGTATCAGAACAGGGAAGTCGTATGAAAATGGGCATAAGAAAACGGACAACGCGCTGCGAGGTTGTGGTTTGTCCATCCGGGACAGGACAGGAGACATGGATGGTGTTTGCGGCGGCGCTTGTGACCGTGATCATGTGCAGTGTTGCCATTGTCCTGCGGAATACCACTGCCTCTGCCAGGGTGGTCCCGGCTTGGCAGGTTGATGCGTTCAAGGAGCTTCGGGCAGAGGAATTGGCCATTTTCAATGGCCTCTACACGGCGGCTCCCGAAATTCAAATGTATCATGAAGATGACGGGGGTTGGCCCACGGTGGATGCATTGGCAAGCTGGCATGTCCCGCCCTTTGTCCATGACGCAGCCTGGATAAAAAATGGTGCGTTTGGCTGGACCCGGAGCGTCATTGCCACGCAGGATGAGCATGTGGCCTTGTACGTGGGGCATCCGCAGGATTCGGGAGAGTCCTGTTCTTTCTTGCTGGTTATGCTTCATGAGCATGATCATGAGGATGAGGCCGCTCACGCCCCGTACGAAATCTGGCTCCACGCCTCTCCGGTAGAGAAAATTCCCACCATGATCTCGGACCAGGCACTCATCAACAAGGGGTGGCGAGAAGTGGTGGCCCGCAAGGGAGAGGATGAAATGAAACATACCAAAAATGAAGAGCGCCTTTAA